ACCTTACCCGGTTTGTAACCGAGAAAACCATCAGCAACAACATCACCGCCATCGGCGGCAATGCCACACTCCTATCCCTTGGCGATGGTTAAGCTAAACTCAGCTTGCAAAAAAACGGCCGCACAGATGTGCGGCCGTTTTGGCTTGCACCGCATCAACTAGATGCTGCCCAGTGCCGGAATGCGGAACACTTGGTTATCCATCTCCAACACAATCTCATTAGGGAGGATCTGTTTTACTTTCAACCCCGGAGCCGCTTCGTCCCCCTCTTGCAGCTCTTGTCCGTTTGCACGTAACCAGCTCTTACTGGCGTCAGAAGCATAAACATGAGCCGTCACATCAAGATCGGGCAGATTCTTTTGAAACGACCACGGCATCTGACCTAGCTTAGGGATCACCATCGGTTCACCCGCTTTAGGAGCGCTCGCCTCAATCCCCACTTTTTGTAACGCTTGTTCCAGCGCTACCTGCATATCTGGGGATAGGCTATCGAGTGAGTCTTCCGCTGCATCGTATTTACCTTCTGGCTCGACGGGAATGACTATCTGTTCGTCATCAGCATTTACCTCAACCGCTGCCGTCAGTTCTTGCTCCAACCGTTCCATCTGCCCGTGCTGCGCAGATAGTTGCGACTCAAACGGCTCCTCACCAACATCAGCCAGCGCTTGCTCTAAGGCAGCCAACAGATCGTTATTGACTGGCTCTGCAACAGCTTCTTCAGTCACCGCTTTAGACTGATTTGTTGGCTTTTGCTCCAGCGGTGCAGTATTAAACTGAGTCGGTTGCTGAGCTACAACAGCAACCGGTATCGAAGGTGTTACAGTGATTCGCTGCGCAGCTAAATCAACAGGCAACGGCATAACAATGCGCTGCGCTAACTCAAACTGGTTTGCGGCTGCCGCCTCGACTGAGGCTGCCAACGTCGGCTCAATGGCTCGCACCGCTGTGCTTGCAGGTACATTCAAGGGGGGAGTAGTTGTTGTCATTGGCGCCCACAACCACCCCGCTGCCGCCCCAATAGCTAACGCGGCCGGTGGTAGCAACCACGTCCAGGGTAGCTGTCGCTTTGGTTTTTGCCGCGGTAGCATCGCTGCCAAGGCAGGGTCGTGATTCAGTTCAGACTGACGCTGCCTTTGCACCGCATCAAGTAACATCGACATTATCGATTCTCCTGCACAAGCGTTGGACCAACATTAGCTAGCAGCAAACTAAGACGCTCTAAGGTTTGTCGGCCAGCAAGGCCATCGGCGTTCAACCCTTGAGTTAACTGAAACTGTCGCAATGCCCGTTCTAACTGACTATCAAAGCTCGCGACTAAACGAGCACTACGCTGCTGCACTTGCGCTAACCGGTTCTCTAACCACTGAATTTGCGCCAATGACGCGCTTGGACTGATCAAGCGCGGTAATGCCTCAGTCGGTTGCCACAACAGGGTAAATCGACCTTGATAGTGCAACGCAAACCAATCGTGTTGTACCCACAGCTGCTGGTCACCTAACTGTAGCAACCAACGCTCAGGCTCTTTGCTCAGCACCGCGCCATAGCGGATTTGGCCGCTATCATCGCTGATAGTCACCATCGCTGGTCGATTAAGTTGTAGCAGCTGTTGCCAACTGCCATTGTCACTGAGGCAGCTCAAACCAAAATCAGCGGCATAACGGCACGGCTCTGTTGCCGGTACTGGCTGTTGCCAACGATGAAACAGCGCTTGCAGTGACGACAGCTCACTGCTCGGAAAACTGGCCAGATCAACACTCGGCTTTGGTGCCGCTACCGTTATAGGCGGCGTTACCTCCGCAACTGGGACAACAGCCGCAGTAGACGATGGCTGCGACATCGACGGTTGCCAACCATAGGCCAACGCAAAGCCTAACCCCGCTGCGGCAATGGTCGCTACGCCTAAGCCCCAAGGGACACGTTTCGCTTGTGGTCGGTCGAGTACTTCCGCCGCCGCCGCATCAATGTCGACACCCGCAAGTTGCGCCTTCTGTTGACCATAGCCTCCCATCAAGGCTCGTTCGCAGATGAGGTTAATGATCCGCGGCACCCCGCCACTGACTTGATGCAGGGCTTTAATAGCACTGCGCCTAAACAGCGGTTGTGAGCGCCCAGCAACATGCAAGCGATGGCTAACATACGCCGCAACCTCATCAAGGTTTAGTGGCAACAGGTGATATCGAGCGGTGATCCGTTGCGCTAGCTGGCGTAGCTCTTGACGACGCAATAACGCCTGCAACTCTGGCTGGCCAATCAAGATAACCTGCAGCAACTTACGTGTGTCGGTTTCTAGGTTGGTCAGCAAGCGCAACTGCTCTAACACATCGGCATCAAGGTGCTGAGCCTCATCAATAACCAACAAGGTTTTACGCCCATTCTTATGGTTTTCTAATAAGAAATCGGCAATCTTATCGGTTAGCTGTTTGAGAGTTGGCTCTGGTTGATAACTCAACTTAAGCTGATCACATACCGTCGCCAGCAGCTCCAATTGAGTCAATGCCGGGTTCAGGATAAAGGCCAGATCGGTATCGTCAGGTAACTGTGCAAATAGGGTTCGAGATACGGTGGTTTTACCGGTCCCTACTTCGCCGGTCAACAGGACAAAGCCGCCATTTTCACCTAGACCATAGGTTAGGTGCGCCAGTGCCTCGCGGTGGCGATCACTGAGAAATAAGAAGGCGGGGTTTGGGGCGATGGAAAACGGACTTTCATTCAGTCCATAAAATCCTTTGTACATGGGCAACACTGCGCTGAAAGTTAACTTCAGCCAAGGTACGGTGATCACCATAGCTTGTCAAAAGGCGCCATTGGTATACTGGTACCAAGCTCACTAAATATTGAGTCCCGCTGCAACATTTCGTGCGTCTGGGATCATAGATACGTCGAAAAGGAACAATCAGGTTGGAAATTTATTTGGTCGGTGGCGCAGTACGAGATCAGTTGCTCGGCTTGCAGGTAAAAGATAAGGATCACCTCGTGGTTGGTGCCAGTGCCGAGCAGATGATTGCGCAAGGCTACACTCAGGTAGGCAAAAGCTTCCCGGTGTTTTTGCACCCCCATACTAAAGAGGAGTACGCCCTCGCCCGCACCGAGCGCAAAACCGGATACGGTTACGGCGGCTTTGACTTTGACGCAGCACCGACCGTTACTCTTGAGCAAGATCTGCTCCGACGCGACCTAACCATCAATGCCATCGCTCAAGACAGCAGCGGTAACTTACACGATCCCTATAACGGCCAAGCCGATATCGAGGCACGAATACTGCGCCACATATCCCCAGCCTTTGCCGAAGATCCGTTACGGGTTCTGCGAGTGGCTCGATTTGCAGCACGCTTGCATCACCTTGGTTTTACCGTAGCGCCAGCAACCCTCAGCTTGATGCAGCAACTAACTAACAGCGGTGAGCTTGAGCACCTTAGTGCCGAACGCGTTTGGCAAGAGACCGAACGCGCCTTAGGTGAGGCAAACCCTCACATCTATTTTCAATTGCTGCAACGTTGTGGTGCCCTCAAGGTACTGTTTCCTGAAATCGATAGCCTTGTTGGCGTGACGCAACCAACTCAATGGCACGGTGGCCTCGATGCGTTCGAGCACACCATGCTCGCACTGCAACTGAGCAGTGCCGAACAGGCAACTGGCTCAGTCCGTTTTGCAGTATTAACCCACGATTTAGGTAAAGGTTTAACCCCTGAAAGCGAATGGCCACGTCATATTGGCCATGAGCGCGCCGGTATTAAGCCGTTGAAAGCTCTATGCCAACGGTTA
The genomic region above belongs to Ferrimonas lipolytica and contains:
- a CDS encoding general secretion pathway protein GspB, producing the protein MSMLLDAVQRQRQSELNHDPALAAMLPRQKPKRQLPWTWLLPPAALAIGAAAGWLWAPMTTTTPPLNVPASTAVRAIEPTLAASVEAAAANQFELAQRIVMPLPVDLAAQRITVTPSIPVAVVAQQPTQFNTAPLEQKPTNQSKAVTEEAVAEPVNNDLLAALEQALADVGEEPFESQLSAQHGQMERLEQELTAAVEVNADDEQIVIPVEPEGKYDAAEDSLDSLSPDMQVALEQALQKVGIEASAPKAGEPMVIPKLGQMPWSFQKNLPDLDVTAHVYASDASKSWLRANGQELQEGDEAAPGLKVKQILPNEIVLEMDNQVFRIPALGSI
- a CDS encoding ExeA family protein, producing MYKGFYGLNESPFSIAPNPAFLFLSDRHREALAHLTYGLGENGGFVLLTGEVGTGKTTVSRTLFAQLPDDTDLAFILNPALTQLELLATVCDQLKLSYQPEPTLKQLTDKIADFLLENHKNGRKTLLVIDEAQHLDADVLEQLRLLTNLETDTRKLLQVILIGQPELQALLRRQELRQLAQRITARYHLLPLNLDEVAAYVSHRLHVAGRSQPLFRRSAIKALHQVSGGVPRIINLICERALMGGYGQQKAQLAGVDIDAAAAEVLDRPQAKRVPWGLGVATIAAAGLGFALAYGWQPSMSQPSSTAAVVPVAEVTPPITVAAPKPSVDLASFPSSELSSLQALFHRWQQPVPATEPCRYAADFGLSCLSDNGSWQQLLQLNRPAMVTISDDSGQIRYGAVLSKEPERWLLQLGDQQLWVQHDWFALHYQGRFTLLWQPTEALPRLISPSASLAQIQWLENRLAQVQQRSARLVASFDSQLERALRQFQLTQGLNADGLAGRQTLERLSLLLANVGPTLVQENR
- a CDS encoding multifunctional CCA addition/repair protein; the protein is MEIYLVGGAVRDQLLGLQVKDKDHLVVGASAEQMIAQGYTQVGKSFPVFLHPHTKEEYALARTERKTGYGYGGFDFDAAPTVTLEQDLLRRDLTINAIAQDSSGNLHDPYNGQADIEARILRHISPAFAEDPLRVLRVARFAARLHHLGFTVAPATLSLMQQLTNSGELEHLSAERVWQETERALGEANPHIYFQLLQRCGALKVLFPEIDSLVGVTQPTQWHGGLDAFEHTMLALQLSSAEQATGSVRFAVLTHDLGKGLTPESEWPRHIGHERAGIKPLKALCQRLRLPNEWRDLALLVCEQHLNIHRALELKPATILKLFDKIDAWRKGDRFSLILQGCRLDVQGRPDKQRSNYPSEAYLLEAISCANAVSVQQVIAAGFKGPQIRDEMSVRRLAALTEFKQNYRV